The following proteins are encoded in a genomic region of Streptomyces lunaelactis:
- a CDS encoding methyltransferase, producing MTAHEAVHPGAVLAQAMAFQPARLVLTGIEIGLFTELAKKPATEDEIRERLGLHTRGTDHFLAALVELGFLERSSSGEFRNSRAAQQFLVPGDEGYLGGFLRIAGQVMYPAWDKLGEALRTGAPQAATYTGEDMFGELYESDEKKDGLVGMAEDASRPLIPALTESFGWAKYSSVLELGGCRGNVLAGLAKAHPHLDACVFDLPQLEGDFSAHMSAIEMAGKVRYHGGDFFADPLPQADVLMIGHALVDWNDEQRKQLVKNTFDAVRPGGAFLVWDPVIVDDDESYLRNLIRSLNLQLMTPHGKGYRFEQCAEWMREAGYAEVTHTSLGHDVTLVVAHKD from the coding sequence ATGACCGCACACGAGGCTGTGCATCCCGGCGCCGTGCTGGCGCAGGCGATGGCCTTCCAGCCCGCGCGTCTTGTTCTGACGGGCATCGAGATCGGGCTGTTCACGGAGCTGGCGAAGAAGCCGGCCACCGAGGACGAGATCAGGGAGCGGCTCGGCCTGCACACGCGGGGCACCGACCATTTCCTGGCCGCGCTGGTCGAACTCGGCTTCCTGGAGCGTTCGTCGAGCGGGGAGTTCCGCAACTCGCGGGCGGCGCAGCAGTTCCTGGTACCCGGTGACGAGGGGTATCTCGGCGGCTTCCTGCGGATCGCCGGCCAGGTGATGTATCCGGCGTGGGACAAGCTGGGCGAGGCGCTGCGCACCGGCGCCCCGCAGGCGGCCACGTACACCGGCGAGGACATGTTCGGCGAGCTCTACGAGAGCGATGAGAAGAAGGACGGGCTCGTCGGCATGGCGGAGGACGCCAGCCGCCCGCTCATCCCGGCGCTCACCGAGTCGTTCGGCTGGGCGAAGTACTCCTCGGTTCTCGAACTCGGCGGCTGCCGGGGCAACGTACTGGCGGGTCTGGCGAAGGCGCATCCGCATCTGGACGCGTGTGTCTTCGATCTGCCGCAGCTGGAAGGGGACTTCAGCGCCCATATGTCGGCGATCGAAATGGCCGGCAAGGTCCGCTACCACGGCGGTGACTTCTTCGCCGATCCGCTGCCGCAGGCCGATGTGCTCATGATCGGGCATGCGCTGGTCGACTGGAACGACGAGCAGCGCAAGCAGCTGGTGAAGAACACCTTCGACGCGGTACGTCCCGGTGGGGCGTTCCTGGTCTGGGACCCGGTGATCGTCGATGACGACGAGAGCTATCTGCGCAATCTGATCCGCAGCCTGAACCTGCAGCTGATGACGCCGCACGGCAAGGGCTACCGGTTCGAGCAGTGTGCCGAGTGGATGCGGGAGGCGGGCTACGCCGAGGTCACCCACACCTCACTCGGGCACGACGTCACCCTGGTGGTCGCCCACAAGGACTGA